The Streptomyces aurantiacus genome includes a region encoding these proteins:
- a CDS encoding ABC transporter ATP-binding protein — protein MTDPLGSDLRQLVERAREAQRPHAEEGLVVCDNLVRVYRTDEVEVQALQGLDLVVEEGECMALVGASGSGKSTLLSILSGLDLPTAGRARVAGHDLLALRRRERLGYRRRTVGFVWQQTGRNLLPYLTALENVALPMKYARVPRRKRAARAAELLDVLGVAYCRDRRPAELSGGEQQRVAVAVATANAPRVLLADEPTGELDTASGEDVFAALRRANEELGATVLVVTHDPLVSGQVRRTVRIRDGRTSTETLRGPGGGGAQEYTVLDRAGRLQLPRDYVERYGLRGRVRLTGEPDHVGVWPDATDRPPGPDSSP, from the coding sequence GTGACTGACCCTCTCGGCAGCGACCTGCGGCAACTGGTGGAGCGAGCCCGCGAGGCCCAGCGCCCGCACGCGGAGGAAGGGCTCGTCGTGTGCGACAACCTGGTCCGCGTCTACCGCACCGACGAGGTCGAGGTACAGGCGCTCCAGGGCCTCGACCTGGTCGTCGAGGAGGGCGAGTGCATGGCACTCGTCGGCGCCTCCGGATCCGGCAAGTCGACCCTGCTGTCCATCCTCTCCGGCCTCGACCTGCCCACGGCGGGCCGCGCGAGGGTCGCCGGGCACGACCTGCTCGCCCTGCGGCGGCGCGAACGGCTCGGCTACCGTCGGCGCACCGTCGGCTTCGTATGGCAGCAGACAGGACGCAACCTCCTGCCGTACCTGACCGCCCTGGAGAACGTGGCACTGCCGATGAAGTACGCGCGCGTGCCACGCCGCAAGCGCGCCGCCCGAGCCGCCGAACTCCTCGACGTCCTCGGTGTGGCCTACTGCCGCGACCGGCGGCCCGCCGAGCTCTCCGGCGGCGAGCAGCAGCGTGTGGCCGTCGCGGTCGCCACGGCCAACGCGCCGCGGGTGCTGCTCGCCGACGAACCCACCGGTGAACTCGACACCGCGAGCGGTGAGGACGTGTTCGCCGCGCTGCGCCGCGCCAACGAGGAACTCGGCGCCACCGTCCTGGTGGTCACCCACGACCCCCTCGTCTCCGGGCAGGTCCGCCGTACGGTCCGTATCCGCGACGGCCGTACGTCGACGGAGACCCTGCGCGGGCCCGGCGGCGGGGGCGCGCAGGAGTACACCGTCCTCGACCGCGCGGGCCGCCTCCAACTGCCCCGCGACTACGTGGAACGCTACGGTCTGCGCGGCCGGGTCCGGCTGACCGGTGAACCGGATCACGTGGGGGTGTGGCCCGACGCGACCGATCGCCCGCCAGGTCCTGACTCCTCGCCCTGA
- a CDS encoding serine/threonine protein kinase: MSEAQSSTTEMIAGRYRPLQILHREEFRIGWHGQDMASGRPVYIAEARLPAVLREESARQTTARVLRETDAVQAAAPGRVATVLDVTEQDGRLWTVMEPIEGSSLSELISGRGPLDQPRAARVGLEILDVLAAAHRSGVTHGDLGPDQVFVRTDGGVVVTGFGLSGATRSLRATAPSYASPEQTRGEAVEPSTDLWALGTLLHTMVEGRPPSTHPGHVEGFPVSVNGDSGRAARREQEAAPEGGLPAGRLRQTIHGLLRENPQERLTEPVLRKALTRMISEDSAVPPYAFRLRGAYGTSPGSERPRRSRRPVILAIAGSALAVVAVPVILAMNSGPDSDASDASGAPPIASGSAAVPPPAVPTPVRPSATPTSGAPSASADPAAPPPPSPSDSPGEKAPPATERYDAPEGFSVELPSGWERVKDTGRPGNAFSVTFGASGDPRALSITFGRVPSSDPVAVWRSAEPALRRLNHGFDRIGDIEPVEHSGAAAADLEWFADDEGTGRTRTLARALIVDTELGYSIRWTTPADEWNAPANQQALDTFLTSFRVTSGG; this comes from the coding sequence ATGTCAGAAGCGCAGTCCTCCACGACCGAGATGATCGCGGGGAGGTATCGACCGCTCCAGATCCTGCACCGAGAGGAGTTCCGGATCGGCTGGCACGGCCAGGACATGGCGTCCGGCCGGCCGGTGTACATCGCGGAGGCTCGACTGCCCGCGGTTCTCCGCGAGGAGAGCGCGCGGCAGACCACGGCCCGGGTACTGCGGGAGACCGACGCCGTGCAAGCCGCCGCCCCCGGCCGGGTGGCCACCGTTCTTGACGTGACCGAACAGGACGGCCGGCTGTGGACGGTCATGGAACCCATCGAGGGTTCGTCCCTGAGTGAACTCATCAGCGGACGAGGGCCGTTGGACCAACCCCGGGCGGCCCGCGTCGGCCTGGAGATCCTCGACGTGCTCGCGGCCGCCCATCGCTCGGGGGTCACACACGGCGACCTCGGCCCCGACCAGGTCTTCGTCAGGACGGACGGCGGGGTGGTGGTCACCGGGTTCGGACTGAGCGGAGCGACCCGGTCCTTGAGGGCGACCGCACCCTCGTACGCGTCCCCGGAGCAGACCCGCGGCGAGGCGGTCGAACCCTCGACGGACCTGTGGGCTCTGGGAACGCTGCTCCACACCATGGTCGAGGGGCGTCCTCCCTCCACGCACCCCGGGCACGTCGAAGGCTTCCCGGTCTCCGTGAACGGCGACTCGGGAAGGGCGGCTCGAAGAGAACAGGAGGCAGCCCCGGAAGGTGGCCTGCCCGCCGGTCGTCTGCGGCAGACCATTCACGGACTGCTCCGCGAGAACCCGCAGGAACGGCTCACCGAACCGGTCCTGCGCAAGGCGCTGACACGCATGATCAGCGAGGACTCGGCCGTACCGCCGTACGCGTTCAGGCTGCGGGGAGCATACGGAACCTCTCCGGGGTCGGAACGGCCGCGGAGGAGCAGGCGGCCCGTCATTCTCGCCATCGCCGGGTCCGCGTTGGCCGTCGTGGCCGTCCCGGTCATCCTCGCCATGAACAGCGGGCCGGATTCGGACGCGTCCGACGCCTCCGGCGCCCCGCCCATCGCGTCCGGCTCCGCTGCCGTGCCTCCTCCCGCAGTTCCTACCCCCGTTCGCCCCTCGGCGACCCCGACCAGCGGGGCCCCGTCCGCGTCAGCGGACCCCGCCGCGCCCCCGCCCCCCTCCCCCAGCGACTCGCCCGGGGAGAAGGCACCGCCCGCCACCGAGCGCTACGACGCGCCGGAAGGGTTCTCGGTCGAGCTGCCCTCGGGGTGGGAGCGCGTCAAGGACACAGGGCGACCGGGCAACGCCTTCAGCGTCACGTTCGGCGCCTCGGGCGATCCACGCGCACTGAGCATCACCTTCGGCAGAGTCCCCTCGTCCGACCCCGTCGCCGTCTGGCGCAGCGCCGAACCGGCACTGCGGCGCCTCAACCACGGCTTCGACCGCATCGGCGACATCGAGCCCGTGGAGCATTCCGGTGCGGCGGCTGCCGATCTGGAGTGGTTCGCCGACGATGAGGGCACGGGTCGCACGCGCACGCTCGCCCGTGCCCTCATCGTCGACACCGAACTCGGCTACTCGATCCGGTGGACGACTCCCGCCGACGAGTGGAACGCCCCCGCCAACCAGCAGGCCCTCGACACCTTCCTGACGTCCTTCCGCGTCACCTCGGGTGGGTGA
- a CDS encoding MSMEG_6728 family protein, which produces MQTFLPYPDFTQSAEVLDQSRLGKQRVEALQVLRGLTVPGYGWRHHPAVRMWTGYEEALVRYGLDVCAMWVAEGRADTCATTIVTDFTRYRPGAAVRVQEELADDGELPPWLGDPAFHRSHQSALVRKAPEVYAPSFPGVPDDLPYVWPVSDRG; this is translated from the coding sequence GTGCAGACCTTTCTTCCGTATCCCGACTTCACGCAGTCCGCCGAGGTCCTGGACCAGTCGCGCCTGGGCAAGCAGCGGGTCGAGGCCCTCCAGGTGTTGCGCGGCCTGACCGTGCCCGGCTACGGCTGGCGGCACCATCCCGCGGTACGCATGTGGACCGGCTACGAGGAGGCCCTGGTCCGCTACGGCCTGGACGTGTGCGCCATGTGGGTTGCTGAGGGGCGCGCCGACACATGTGCCACCACGATCGTCACCGACTTCACCCGGTACCGGCCCGGCGCCGCTGTACGTGTCCAGGAGGAGCTGGCCGACGACGGTGAGCTGCCGCCCTGGCTCGGAGACCCCGCCTTCCACCGCAGCCATCAGTCGGCGCTGGTGCGCAAGGCACCGGAGGTCTACGCCCCGTCCTTCCCGGGCGTTCCGGACGACCTGCCCTACGTCTGGCCGGTCTCCGACCGGGGCTGA
- a CDS encoding LysR family transcriptional regulator, with product MDLVAACRAFVSVSEHGGFTVGAAAARMSQSVASRRVAALEERFGEPLFERTSRRAVLTAFGRDMLPTARQLVQAADVLLHEAEAAKLKPWRLAVPGICSTAGLARLVAEARGHGITLDLRVAGPAQRTELLHAQQVRAALLAVPSDDARWSVPLGLAAARDPGVKRVYLETLRVGRATTGPARRVWIQPEDDVPHIRDPLTRLRDAVGLRPAQLAAAPGLTAAAAEVLCSRDLLLCSPAQAEELDLAWRPIGEIAIGRGFALASAGDGNPQLIEARLGDAVARCLGAATPERART from the coding sequence GTGGATCTGGTGGCAGCGTGTCGTGCGTTCGTCAGCGTGAGCGAGCACGGCGGTTTCACCGTCGGGGCGGCCGCCGCGCGGATGTCCCAGTCGGTGGCCAGCCGTCGCGTCGCCGCCCTGGAAGAACGCTTCGGCGAGCCGCTGTTCGAGCGCACCTCGCGACGGGCCGTCCTCACCGCCTTCGGCCGGGACATGCTGCCGACGGCCAGGCAACTCGTGCAGGCGGCCGACGTGCTGCTGCACGAGGCGGAGGCCGCCAAGCTCAAGCCGTGGCGGCTGGCGGTGCCCGGCATCTGCTCCACGGCCGGCCTCGCCCGCCTCGTCGCCGAGGCACGCGGACACGGCATCACCCTCGATCTGCGCGTCGCGGGACCGGCCCAGCGCACGGAGCTCCTCCACGCCCAACAGGTGCGAGCCGCCCTGCTCGCGGTGCCGTCGGACGACGCGAGATGGTCCGTGCCGCTCGGGCTCGCCGCCGCCCGGGACCCGGGCGTGAAGCGCGTCTACCTGGAGACACTGCGGGTCGGACGAGCGACCACCGGCCCCGCCCGCCGCGTCTGGATCCAGCCGGAGGACGACGTGCCGCACATCCGCGACCCGCTGACGCGGCTGCGTGACGCGGTGGGCCTGCGGCCCGCCCAGCTCGCCGCCGCGCCCGGTCTCACGGCTGCCGCGGCGGAAGTCCTGTGCTCCCGCGACCTCTTGCTGTGCTCCCCCGCCCAGGCCGAGGAACTGGACCTGGCCTGGCGTCCCATCGGCGAGATCGCGATCGGCCGGGGCTTCGCCCTCGCCTCCGCCGGAGACGGCAACCCACAGCTCATCGAAGCGCGCCTGGGCGACGCCGTCGCCCGCTGTCTGGGTGCGGCAACCCCGGAAAGGGCCAGGACTTGA
- a CDS encoding serine hydrolase: MSTEALLHELRGQLRDGGLHGCLLVRDLHTGEELGIEPDTRLPSASLVKVPLAVATLERVRRGELDGATPLDVAPGRITTAGPIGLSRFRHPARIAVDDLLYLSTCLSDSHAADALFGLTPPARVAEILQDLGLRDIAVRHTMYELMDTPVERFDPADVDLAHALAIDAGTSGRGHRVPQLDTTRANTGSARAWVELLQALWTPSKIHPEVAAHVRDLMSHNVLRHRLAPDFSSDATTWSSKTGTLLNLRHEIGVVEHSDGQAFAIAALTESLVPASSQPGAEALLAQVARTLRDHLRQL; encoded by the coding sequence TTGAGCACCGAAGCCTTACTGCACGAACTGCGCGGGCAACTGCGCGACGGCGGCCTGCACGGCTGCCTGCTCGTGCGGGACCTGCACACGGGAGAGGAACTGGGGATCGAGCCGGACACCCGGCTGCCGTCCGCGTCCTTGGTCAAGGTCCCGCTCGCGGTGGCGACCCTCGAACGCGTGCGGCGGGGTGAACTCGACGGAGCGACGCCCCTCGACGTGGCACCCGGGCGGATCACGACGGCGGGCCCCATCGGACTGAGCCGGTTCCGTCACCCGGCCCGGATCGCGGTCGACGACCTGCTCTACCTGAGCACCTGCCTGAGTGACAGCCACGCGGCCGACGCGCTGTTCGGGCTCACCCCACCCGCCCGGGTCGCCGAGATCCTCCAGGACCTCGGCCTGCGCGACATCGCTGTCCGGCACACGATGTACGAGCTCATGGACACACCCGTCGAGCGCTTCGACCCGGCGGACGTCGATCTCGCCCACGCCCTCGCCATCGACGCCGGCACCAGCGGCCGCGGGCACCGGGTGCCGCAACTGGACACCACCCGCGCCAACACGGGCAGCGCGCGGGCCTGGGTCGAACTGCTGCAGGCCCTGTGGACACCGTCGAAGATCCACCCCGAGGTGGCCGCGCACGTGCGCGACCTGATGTCCCACAACGTGCTCCGGCACCGGCTCGCCCCCGACTTCAGCTCCGACGCCACCACCTGGTCCTCCAAGACCGGCACGCTCCTGAATCTCCGTCACGAGATCGGTGTCGTCGAGCACTCCGACGGTCAGGCCTTCGCCATCGCCGCCCTGACGGAATCACTTGTTCCGGCCAGTTCCCAGCCCGGTGCCGAGGCCCTTCTGGCGCAGGTCGCCCGGACACTGCGAGACCATCTGCGGCAGCTCTAG
- a CDS encoding sodium/solute symporter, with product MTDFNGTAQSWSLVAFCTVVTVTLLLCVIAGPDRDDLDEFYTGYRSLSPMRNGLAIAGDYISAATVLTIGGVIALCGYDGVVLALSTLLSLLLLMFLLAEPLRNTGRFTPGDALAHRMPGRSVRVTICVVTIASLMPMMLVQLASTGQLLAFVLGFTSTTMKTGCVVGVGGLMITYAAIGGMKGTALIQILKMVMLLGSGAVVAFLMLRAFAWDPGAMFRTAADRSGVGTAFLRSGLQFAGGPHAALDMISTQFAIVLGGACLPHVTMRMFTADNARQVRRSMSWAVSSVALFMLVMTIVAIGATALIGRAGIAAADPRGNTAYLLGSRAVFGTHVSRAETFLFTTVTAAIFLTLLASVASMILACANSLAHDVYASRSTRRSPVREMTVARVSALAVGIPTILLAGLIQHRSLQPLATVSFCLAASAIAPALIYSLFWRRYTRAGLLSTLIGGSLTVLLLMPGTRLVSGTPMAAFPQADFNWLPFTTTGLLSIPAGFAFGLLGTLLSGRREARRRQKDYERIEARILAGPEPRPR from the coding sequence ATGACGGACTTCAACGGCACCGCGCAGTCGTGGTCCCTGGTCGCCTTCTGCACCGTCGTCACCGTGACCCTTCTGCTCTGCGTCATCGCGGGCCCGGACCGTGACGACCTCGACGAGTTCTACACCGGGTACCGCTCGCTGTCCCCGATGCGCAACGGCCTCGCCATCGCGGGCGACTACATCTCCGCGGCCACCGTCCTGACCATCGGAGGCGTCATCGCGCTGTGCGGCTACGACGGCGTCGTCCTCGCCCTCAGCACCCTTCTGTCCCTGCTGCTCCTGATGTTCCTGCTGGCCGAACCCCTACGGAACACCGGCCGTTTCACCCCGGGTGACGCACTCGCCCACCGGATGCCCGGACGGTCCGTGCGCGTGACCATATGCGTCGTGACCATCGCCTCTCTGATGCCGATGATGCTGGTCCAACTGGCCAGCACCGGGCAGTTGCTCGCCTTCGTCCTCGGCTTCACCAGCACCACCATGAAGACCGGATGCGTCGTCGGGGTCGGCGGCCTGATGATCACCTACGCGGCGATCGGCGGGATGAAGGGCACCGCTCTCATCCAGATCCTGAAGATGGTCATGCTCCTCGGCTCGGGGGCCGTGGTCGCCTTCCTGATGCTCCGCGCCTTCGCGTGGGACCCCGGAGCGATGTTCCGCACGGCCGCGGACCGCAGCGGGGTGGGCACGGCGTTCCTGCGCTCCGGCCTGCAGTTCGCCGGAGGCCCGCACGCCGCTCTGGACATGATCAGCACACAGTTCGCCATCGTGCTCGGCGGCGCCTGCCTGCCCCACGTCACCATGCGCATGTTCACGGCGGACAACGCTCGTCAGGTACGCCGCTCGATGTCCTGGGCGGTGTCGTCGGTGGCGTTGTTCATGCTGGTCATGACCATCGTCGCGATCGGTGCGACCGCGCTCATCGGACGGGCCGGGATCGCCGCCGCCGACCCGCGGGGCAACACGGCCTACCTCCTCGGCTCGCGGGCGGTCTTCGGCACACACGTCTCCCGGGCCGAGACCTTCCTGTTCACCACGGTCACTGCGGCGATCTTCCTCACCCTGCTCGCCTCGGTCGCCAGCATGATCCTGGCCTGCGCCAACTCCCTGGCCCACGACGTCTACGCGAGCCGTTCCACCCGCCGTTCACCGGTACGGGAGATGACCGTCGCCCGCGTCTCCGCGCTGGCCGTCGGCATCCCGACGATCCTGCTCGCCGGTCTCATCCAGCACCGCAGCCTCCAGCCACTGGCAACAGTGTCCTTCTGCCTGGCCGCCTCGGCCATCGCCCCGGCGCTGATCTACAGCCTCTTCTGGCGCCGCTACACCCGCGCCGGTCTGCTCAGCACACTCATCGGCGGCTCGCTCACGGTCCTGCTGCTGATGCCGGGCACCCGGCTGGTGTCGGGGACACCCATGGCGGCCTTTCCCCAAGCCGACTTCAACTGGCTGCCGTTCACCACGACCGGCCTGCTGTCCATCCCGGCCGGCTTCGCGTTCGGACTGCTCGGCACGCTGCTCTCGGGACGCCGTGAGGCGCGGCGGCGCCAGAAGGACTACGAGCGGATCGAGGCCAGGATCCTCGCGGGCCCGGAGCCCAGGCCGAGATGA
- a CDS encoding epoxide hydrolase family protein, producing MSEALSRPEPFTVQTDPAVLEDLRARLRATRWPDTPEDAGWSLGTDIAYLRELVAYWADGFDWPAQEAALARLPRFRVTLGGLGVHFVHARAVAPAGPVLPLVLSHGWPDSFWRYSKVIPLLTDPGAHGADPADAFDVVVPDMPGYGYSDRPTGQPLDSIAVAGLWAELMGVLGYARFGAAGGDMGSHVSRYLALDHPDRVVAVHRTDGGLPVFSGDRSDLTPEERAWFEEVAAWGASEGAYGAMHRTKPQTAAVGLTDSPAGLAAWIVEKLQAWSDCGKDIEQSFTKDEILTNVTLYWLTETIGSAMRMYRANAAIAPEQLARRVEVPSGFSIFRGDVVRPPRAWLERTANVVRMSEPARGGHFAPFEEPELYAEELRAFFRPYRAAT from the coding sequence ATGTCCGAAGCGCTGTCCCGTCCGGAACCGTTCACCGTGCAGACCGACCCCGCGGTGCTCGAGGACCTCCGCGCGCGGCTGCGTGCGACACGCTGGCCGGATACGCCGGAGGACGCCGGGTGGTCGCTCGGGACCGACATCGCCTACCTTCGTGAGCTCGTCGCCTACTGGGCGGACGGGTTCGACTGGCCGGCGCAGGAGGCGGCACTGGCCCGACTGCCCCGCTTCCGCGTCACGTTGGGCGGTCTGGGGGTCCACTTCGTGCACGCCCGGGCCGTCGCGCCCGCCGGCCCGGTCCTGCCGCTGGTCCTCAGCCACGGCTGGCCGGACTCGTTCTGGCGCTATTCCAAGGTCATCCCGCTTCTGACCGACCCGGGTGCGCACGGCGCCGATCCCGCCGACGCGTTCGACGTGGTCGTGCCCGACATGCCGGGCTACGGATACTCCGACCGCCCCACCGGTCAGCCGCTCGACTCCATCGCCGTCGCCGGGCTGTGGGCCGAACTCATGGGCGTACTGGGCTACGCGCGGTTCGGCGCGGCCGGCGGGGACATGGGCAGTCACGTGAGCCGCTACCTGGCGCTCGACCACCCCGACCGGGTCGTGGCCGTCCACCGCACGGACGGGGGCCTGCCCGTCTTCTCCGGCGACCGGTCCGATCTCACGCCCGAGGAGCGCGCCTGGTTCGAGGAGGTCGCTGCCTGGGGTGCGAGTGAAGGGGCCTACGGTGCCATGCACCGCACGAAACCCCAGACCGCCGCCGTCGGTCTCACCGACTCGCCGGCCGGACTCGCCGCGTGGATCGTCGAGAAGCTGCAGGCGTGGAGCGACTGCGGCAAAGACATCGAACAGAGCTTCACGAAGGACGAGATCCTCACGAACGTCACCCTCTACTGGCTCACGGAGACGATCGGCTCGGCGATGCGCATGTATCGCGCGAACGCCGCGATCGCGCCCGAGCAGCTCGCCCGCCGGGTCGAGGTGCCGTCCGGGTTCTCGATCTTCCGCGGTGACGTGGTCCGCCCGCCACGGGCATGGCTCGAACGCACGGCCAATGTCGTACGCATGAGCGAACCGGCGCGTGGAGGGCACTTCGCACCGTTCGAGGAGCCCGAGCTCTACGCGGAGGAGCTGCGCGCGTTCTTCCGCCCTTACCGGGCGGCGACGTGA
- the bla gene encoding class A beta-lactamase, whose product MQTTQYTHARRTLRGALAALALVVPLVACGQDGSRGSTASSPSRSAVNTVPVAAATAPYAGELKELERKFDARLGVYAIDTGTGREVAYRDGERFGYHSTFKALEAGAVLRKYSLSGMDKVIKYSSDDLVANSPVTEKHVETGMTLSELCDAAVRYSDNTAANLLFEALGGPERLESELRKLGDKVTLMDRIEPHLSDWVPGETRDTSTPRALAKDLRAYVLGDVLRKRERAQLTTWLKTNTTGNEVIRAGVPAGWVVGDKTGSGSGYGARNDIAVVWPPDSAPIVMAILTNRGEAKDVHDNKLLAEAASVVAETLS is encoded by the coding sequence ATGCAGACCACGCAGTACACCCATGCCCGCCGCACCCTTCGCGGTGCGCTCGCCGCGCTCGCACTCGTCGTCCCGCTCGTAGCCTGCGGCCAGGACGGTTCCCGGGGCTCGACCGCCTCGTCGCCGTCCCGGTCCGCCGTGAACACGGTCCCGGTCGCGGCGGCGACCGCCCCGTATGCAGGCGAACTCAAGGAACTGGAGCGCAAGTTCGACGCCCGGCTCGGCGTGTACGCCATCGACACCGGCACCGGGCGCGAGGTCGCCTACCGGGACGGCGAGCGGTTCGGCTATCACTCCACGTTCAAGGCGCTCGAAGCCGGCGCCGTGCTGCGGAAGTACTCCCTGAGCGGCATGGACAAGGTGATCAAGTACTCGAGCGACGACCTGGTCGCCAACTCGCCCGTCACCGAGAAGCACGTCGAGACCGGGATGACCCTGAGCGAGCTGTGCGACGCCGCCGTCCGCTACAGCGACAACACCGCAGCCAACCTGCTGTTCGAGGCACTCGGCGGTCCCGAGCGTCTCGAGTCGGAGCTCAGGAAGCTGGGCGACAAGGTCACGCTGATGGATCGCATCGAGCCCCACCTGAGCGACTGGGTGCCGGGCGAGACGCGGGACACGAGCACCCCGCGGGCGCTCGCCAAGGACCTGCGCGCCTATGTTCTCGGGGACGTGCTCCGCAAGCGCGAACGAGCTCAGCTCACGACGTGGCTGAAGACCAACACCACCGGGAACGAGGTCATCCGGGCCGGGGTGCCCGCGGGCTGGGTGGTCGGGGACAAGACCGGCAGCGGCAGTGGCTACGGCGCCCGTAACGACATCGCCGTCGTGTGGCCTCCCGACTCCGCCCCCATCGTCATGGCGATCCTGACGAACCGCGGCGAGGCGAAGGACGTCCACGACAACAAACTGCTCGCGGAAGCGGCGTCCGTGGTCGCCGAAACGCTGTCCTAG
- a CDS encoding DUF485 domain-containing protein — MSDNPSDAYTVQPYRARHPTTRPAWATAEDHLPGRGALPSPPGHHRDLRILRRAYRRQRRIATCAALGYFTVFLVLSALAPSFMTRPVTGGLSTGMVLGLVQLPVTWLAITLFEYTASRYVDPLARRMRQRTALLAEREPGR; from the coding sequence ATGTCCGACAACCCCTCGGATGCGTACACAGTCCAGCCGTACCGCGCCAGGCACCCCACCACCCGGCCCGCCTGGGCCACCGCCGAAGATCACTTACCCGGGCGCGGAGCGCTCCCCTCACCTCCCGGACACCACAGGGACCTGCGCATCCTGCGCCGCGCCTACCGCCGACAACGCCGAATCGCCACCTGCGCGGCCCTCGGCTACTTCACCGTCTTCCTGGTCCTCTCCGCTCTCGCCCCGTCCTTCATGACGAGGCCCGTCACCGGCGGCCTGTCCACCGGCATGGTGCTCGGCCTGGTCCAACTCCCCGTCACCTGGCTGGCGATCACGCTCTTCGAGTACACGGCAAGCCGGTACGTCGATCCACTCGCCCGCCGGATGCGACAGCGCACGGCCCTGCTCGCCGAGAGGGAGCCGGGCCGATGA